Genomic segment of Populus nigra chromosome 6, ddPopNigr1.1, whole genome shotgun sequence:
CAAACTTGTAAAATGAGGAAGTATTCACAGATACAGTTTTATTTAGCGAGAGCGGTCAAAGTTTCACCGTCTATTTTCAGTTACTGAAAATTCAGTGTTTCTGGACCAACAACATTCAGCAATGAAGGGATTCAgcaaaagaagacaaatcaggTGGGTTTATCCATTAAGGTATCAAAATTGATGCTGGTCAGGTAACCTAGATTCAGGACAGTCTTTAAGGTGGTAAAGCATACAAAGCGGATGAAAGAATTTAGCTGTCAGCATCCTTAACATTTTGGCCATCATGTTCTATTCAATTTGCAGGTATAATACTCATCAGATTTGGTGAAGGCCTGATATTTAATGTCAGGAACTTCTTTCAATTACTTCAATCAATTAGGAATATCTTTACTGCAATGGAGGGTATTTAGAATTAGAAGTCTGAAGAGCATTCTGATGAATGAGACAAAATGCCAATAAAATTACCTCATTAATCCCAAGTTTTGGGCAGAAGAAACggctataaaaatcaaatccagACTCTGGTGGAGCAACTCCAGAAACAATTACCCCCCTTCCAGGACATTTAAGTATCTCGCCAAATTCTGGATTTATTTCTGCAACATCTTTACCAGACGGCAAGACAACCTGCAAAAAAGGACAGGCTATTATTTTTGGTACACAAATGAACTCAACATTCAACCGAATACATATGGTATCATATCCGGATACAAAAAATGACATACATGGAAGGTTCGAGCCATTCATGCTAACAAAACATTACTCTTTTAAAGTAAGGTCAGTGCTTAGTTGCAAATTTATGTGAGAACATAACGAATAAGAGTTGCAAACGGAAGTATAAAAATGtaaataacaaaacattaaatagAAAGGGAATTGGCGGTATTACGAAGAGGTCACCGAAGGTTGTAGTCTTCTTGAGATCAATTATTGGAGCAGAATTCAGTGCCTTAGAAATCGACACGGCGTCTATCGAGAACTCCGTCGTTGGGACAATTGGGAAATCTAATTCAATGAGAAAGCTCTCTTTTGCTTCACCATTCGAGACATTCTCAGGGTTGATACTTTCAGGAACTTTCTTAGCAGTTAGGATCCCAGATAGCGTGTCAAATTCAATAATGTCAGAATTGACCAAGCCATTTGAAAATAGTGCGTGTGAAGCAGCTAATGTTGCATGGCCACAAAGCTTAACCTGTGAATGGGGAAAGGATAATAATTCAGAATCCCTCTTTATTATAAATCATCCACAGCAAAATACAAACAGGAAAACTTGCATTTGTCATACAGTACAATACAGTTAGTAAAATTGTAGCTAAAAATTGTTGTTTGTTTAAGGGCCATTAAAAAGTAATGAACTTGTTAGTGTCTTCCATGTAAATGAATGAAACCATCGAATTGgccaaaaatattcaaaaccacGCCACCCGATTGATCCAGAAGTAGTTTACACTCCTAAcgacaataaaaattaatcacccACAAAAAGAGCAATCACTTACTAgttgaaaatacattttaaaaaaaaaactaacaagaaaaaagaagtgtTGACCTCGGCAACAGGAGTGAACCATCTAAGACGGAACCTAGGATTGGAAGTGACAGCAACATCAGTAGTGATTGGTGTCAAGTAACCTGTCTGGGAGATATTGAACTCAGCCGCCACAGCTTGTAGCcatttttcatccttttcaGATTCTAAAAAACATACAGCAGCTGGGTTACCCTTGAAAGCCGAGTCAGTGAATGCGTCCACCACAAAGTATTTCACAAATTTCTTTCCCATTTGTGAAGTGATTCTGTGGAGTTAAAAAGGAAGTTCTTCTGTTTTGGAGACGAAGCTGAAACGAATGGTCAACTGAAAATGTGCAAAGCTTTGAAAATTAACTTTGAGTTTTATTTGTGGGTCAGTGTCCTTTTACACTTTTACCCTTgccttgttttttattctactCCTAGTTTCAATGGATTATGCTTTGAACGTTTTAAATTAAgctatcaatttaatttaatttaattaatagtttaaatatcatttataattatagtataatttttaaaataatatttatctccTTTTAAGTGAAAAAGAAACTACCTAGCatcttaatttatcaaaaattaatatttaattgcaaATGATATTTTCTTTCGGTTCTTTTATacccaataatatatatatataaagtattgtttgttacagtatttattatttttataaataataaataatctcAAATTATAGACTCAACCACATGTTTTTGATaactttaaaatcttaaatttaatttcataacttAAATTACACACATTTTAactgtctattttttttctttaaatataaagtagGATAGAGGAATTGGAGAAATCTCAAATTAATCCCAAACTATGAATTTACTTTATTTcagtctttaaaaaaacaatacaataatcaaaatttcttaatataaaagcatgtttggaagtgtaattacgattattttttaaaaaagaattcatgtcgaaatgtattaaaataatttttttattttttaaaaattatttttaaaattagtacatcaaaatggtctaaaatatacaaaaaaaaaattaatttttcacaaaaaaaaaattaaaaaacatgaattcaCATGTTTCCAAACACTCCTCCACGTAATCTACAATTGTGTTTAATCTTCACGTGTCTATAACATGCCACTTTCAACTCCAAATAATTTTTCGAAATCTCAAATCAATCCCTcgattatataataattaataattaagtgAAGCCTtacatttcaatttttctatCACTTCAGAAAGAGAACCAACTAGCCACTAAATTAGCAAAACCCTCACATTTCAATCActctaagaacaaaaataaataaataaatcaatacaaacagttttttttttttaaaaaaaagacataaagaattaaaaaagaatctacaaaatttttttttaaaaaaaaatcaatacaaacgCCGTTGACTTTTCATCGATCTTTCGCCATCTCGTTTTCTGACACGGTCGAACTAAACCTGGAAAATATCTTTTACTGCCTCCCTCCTGTTTTAGTTAAAAGACGGAATTTTACAAAGTCTCTGAAAAgtatacaaaacaaaacaagtttgGTTTTTTGCGCGCTTCCCTCTCTTTCTATCGAACAAAGCAGTAGTGAAAATTACTAAAAACTCTATGGGGCAAAGAATGTTGGGCCATAAAGGTACGGAAGACATTGGGCCGAAAAGAGGGCTAATCCACTTGGTTCAAACCCGCTTTGATTCGGGCCTCATACAGCCCATCCATGACCATGCTAGAGGAGACAGCTGAAGGCAGGGGTAGCAGAGCAGCCTGGCACTCCTTGCCTGCCGATAACCTTGTCCACTGCAACCCAGAGTTAAAAAGGTCTTGAATCAAAAATAAAGTCTTTGGTAGAGAAATCAAGATCGGTAGCTGTAGTAGAGGATGGACTCTGTCACGCCACCGTCAGCAGCAGCTGTGCATCCAGTAATCGTGCCGCTCTCATATCTGCTGGGGACATGGAGGGGCCAAGGAGAAGGTGGCTATCCCACTATCAACTCTTTCTCTTATGGAGAAGAGCTCCATTTCTCTTCCAATCCTGGCAAGGTATGGCTTCAATATTTCTTTCCCCTTAGTTTTGAGTTTGATCATCAGCTAATACTGAGTAGGGTTTCTCTTGTAGCCTGTGATAGCTTATAATCAAAAGACTTGGAAACTCAATTCTGGAGAGCCTATGCATGCCGAGAGTGGTTACTGGAGACCCAAGCCTGATGGTACCATTGAAGTTGTCATTGCTCAGAGCACTGGCATCGTTGAAgtccaggttttttttttttttttttaattttctcacttTCATGCCTTATTTTTTACGATGAAAACTATATTGGATCTTCTCTTTTTTGGCTTCCTATCTTAATTACTGGTATCAGGTGAATTATATtctggtaatttgtttttagaaaggGACTTATAATACACAAGATAAGACGATCAAGCTTCAGAGTCAATTGGTAGGCAATGCTTCTaaggtgatttttctttttcacgaCCATTCATATTGTTTGTTCGATGGGTTATTTGCATCCTCAACCTTAACCTTTGTATAACTTTACATTACTAGTTAAAGAATGCTTCTCTATTGGTCGATGAAGCATAGAACTCTCTTTTCTGTTGCCGTTAGTACTGCAAAGAGGGCACTGTATCCATTACCATTGCCAATTTTCTGTTTCTGTATACAAAATTAAGTTGGGATTTGGGAATGGTTATTTGGAAAATAACTAGCTGGCTGCATTCTTGATAATTAGTTGGTTCATGATCCTAAAGACAAAACCagattcatttttatttcaaattatatgcCAGTAGACTTGTTCTGTGATGCACAGGAGCTTCAATTTAGGCAAACATTAGCTGATTTTATACCTTGGATGGTAGAATGTTTTTGTCATGGTAAGTTTAGACCTCATTCTCTTGACCATTAGACGAAAGCTACCTCAAATTTGTgcatttgattttcaaatttcaGCATAGATATTAGAGAAGCCTTTACTTGAATTCCCATACCACACAAGCATGCTGTCATTGAGCAATGTAACCATTTGCCAGTTTTTTGATTTCACTGTCCATGGTTCGGCATGAGAGGCGAGGACAGTCTGTTGCATGCCACgagcaaaagaaaaatctatagATAGGGATTCATGGGTCACTATTCTAGTAATGGTAATCCTAAGCTTATTCATTTATATTGATGGTAATTATATTACAAGGATGAGGATTTTAGCTTGTACAGGTTGAACAGAATTACAACAATCCATACAGGGTTACAACTAGAATTGAATACTAGAGATTTAGAAACATAGTTTTTCCCATTGAAGAAAGGAGGAATTATGCAAATGTTgtatgtttttatcttaaaagaATATAGGAGGATTATAAAGCAATGTCTTTAaagaagcataaaaaataaaattgtctgtgttctttttatttagcaCTGTGTGGATtctgttttaaaacaaatctgttcattttttattgcaagCGATTGCAAATCACCTTCGTTTTTCTTTGGCAGGTGAAGGAGATATCACGAGATTTTGAATTGGTGAATGGAGATTTATCATATGTGGTTCAAATGGCTACCAACCTAACTGGTATTCAGCCACATCTGAAAGCTTTGCTCAAGAAGCTCTAACAGTTTCATGCCTATTTAAAATTGGCAGAGAATATAAAGTAGCATGCATCTTGGCTGATCTTGATGCTTGCAGCTGCTAAATCCTTGCAAGCAATTGTTAAATGCACAAAGTGCCGTCTTGTAAATTATTGTTGGAGTTGCTTGTTTGTCAGCAGACAGTAAAATCCTTAATTGAGTTTCCTGACAATGATGTATTAATGAACATGTGATCGTTTTATTTCAGACAGACTTGTGCTCTGTATATGATTTTAAAGCGTGTCTTTGATTTGTGCATACTGTGAACTTTAATATTTCCCACGcgagtctttttttctttttccccttttctgCAAACAACTCCTGCTCGTTCTCTCATCCTTTCAAAATTTAAGATGGTccgaatttcttttctttaaaaaaaaacatgaacattGATTTGTGAGTTTCCACAAGGCATAAGGTTATCTTCCTTATAAAAACCACAAGGGCGATGCAGTGATCCATCATTGCATCGCATCCTTGATGCCTGTTCGATGGCATCTAGAATCTGCCACGGCACAGCCCATTTTTCACCATGCACGTTTGATTTAGATTGGCTTTTAAACAGAACAAATAAACTCCAAAAGTGTCATTAAACAAAGCCGAGGAACACTGACATGGAACAAGCAAAACATGCGAACATAAATCATTGGCAGTCATGATGTTCCTTAGCTTGTTACCAAACTAAGAAAGCTCACCAATCGAAAATGCAAGTGACTTCAAGATCCGGTCCCTTCTCTATTCACTAGAAATTAGGCAAATACTGATCATACTTCGTGTAAACAAGTTTAGGTGTGTATAGAAGCAGTGGAAATcgtacttttaaaaattttgaaattttattttttttgtttaaaataatttttttaattttagattattttaatatgttaatattaaaaataattttttaaaaataaaaatatatatatattgatata
This window contains:
- the LOC133696737 gene encoding uncharacterized protein LOC133696737, coding for MGKKFVKYFVVDAFTDSAFKGNPAAVCFLESEKDEKWLQAVAAEFNISQTGYLTPITTDVAVTSNPRFRLRWFTPVAEVKLCGHATLAASHALFSNGLVNSDIIEFDTLSGILTAKKVPESINPENVSNGEAKESFLIELDFPIVPTTEFSIDAVSISKALNSAPIIDLKKTTTFGDLFVVLPSGKDVAEINPEFGEILKCPGRGVIVSGVAPPESGFDFYSRFFCPKLGINEDPVCGSAHCALAPYWSKKLGKCDFMAYQASPRTGILDIHVDEQNQRVLLRGKAVTVMEGSVLV
- the LOC133696141 gene encoding peroxynitrite isomerase Rv2717c isoform X2 yields the protein MDSVTPPSAAAVHPVIVPLSYLLGTWRGQGEGGYPTINSFSYGEELHFSSNPGKPVIAYNQKTWKLNSGEPMHAESGYWRPKPDGTIEVVIAQSTGIVEVQVKEISRDFELVNGDLSYVVQMATNLTGIQPHLKALLKKL
- the LOC133696141 gene encoding peroxynitrite isomerase Rv2717c isoform X1, with protein sequence MDSVTPPSAAAVHPVIVPLSYLLGTWRGQGEGGYPTINSFSYGEELHFSSNPGKPVIAYNQKTWKLNSGEPMHAESGYWRPKPDGTIEVVIAQSTGIVEVQKGTYNTQDKTIKLQSQLVGNASKVKEISRDFELVNGDLSYVVQMATNLTGIQPHLKALLKKL